The following coding sequences are from one Haloferax litoreum window:
- the katG gene encoding catalase/peroxidase HPI, with product MFTCSSNNHPTMQPDQDWWPNQLRLDILDQNAHEVDPMGEAFDYAEAFESLDFDAVKEDIEAVMTTSQEWWPADYGHYGPLFIRMAWHSAGTYRTTDGRGGAAGGMQRFAPLNSWPDNANLDKARRLLWPVKQKYGRKLSWGDLLVLAGNVALESMGFETFGFAGGREDAFEPDKSVYWGPENEMEASDRFTDDGQLEEPLGATVMGLIYVNPEGPDGQPDPEASAKNIRESFGRMAMNDEETAALIAGGHTFGKVHGADSGDNLGPEPEAAPIEEQGLGWKSEFGSGKGADTITSGIEGPWTSAPIQWDMGYIDNLLDYEWEPEKGPGGAWQWTTKNDELDAAAPGVEDSSEKEDVMMLTTDIALKRDPDYREIIERFNENPHEFQETFAKAWYKLIHRDMGPPSRFLGPEVPDEEMLWQDPIPDADYDLIGEEEIADLKAEILDSELSISQLVKTAWASASTYRDSDKRGGANGGRIRLEPQRNWDVNEPDQLEAVLGVLETIQEDFNSSRSDETRVSLADLIVLGGCAAVEQAAADAGYDVEVPFEPGRTDASQEQTDVESFEVLEPSADGFRNYVEDGNDRPAEESLVDKADLLDLTAPEMTVLVGGMRALNANYQQSDLGVFTDEPETLTNDFFANLLSMDTEWEPSSDAEGVFEGRDRESGELKWKGTRVDLIFGSHSRLRAIAEAYGSNDAEEKFVHDFVDAWDKVMSLDRFDLE from the coding sequence ATCTTTACATGCAGTAGTAACAACCACCCGACGATGCAACCCGACCAAGACTGGTGGCCAAATCAGTTGAGACTGGACATCCTCGACCAGAACGCTCACGAAGTCGACCCGATGGGCGAAGCGTTCGACTACGCCGAAGCGTTCGAGTCACTCGACTTCGACGCCGTGAAGGAGGATATCGAAGCTGTGATGACCACCTCGCAGGAGTGGTGGCCTGCTGACTACGGTCACTACGGTCCCCTCTTCATTCGGATGGCGTGGCACAGCGCCGGCACGTATCGCACCACTGATGGTCGCGGTGGCGCGGCCGGTGGCATGCAGCGCTTCGCACCTCTCAACAGTTGGCCCGACAACGCGAACCTCGACAAGGCACGCCGACTGCTCTGGCCCGTCAAGCAGAAATACGGTCGTAAACTCTCGTGGGGCGACCTGCTGGTTCTGGCAGGGAACGTCGCTCTGGAGTCCATGGGCTTCGAGACGTTCGGATTCGCGGGAGGGCGTGAAGATGCCTTCGAGCCCGACAAGTCTGTCTACTGGGGCCCCGAGAACGAGATGGAGGCATCCGACCGGTTCACCGACGACGGACAACTCGAAGAGCCACTCGGAGCCACCGTGATGGGTCTCATCTACGTGAACCCAGAAGGTCCGGATGGACAACCCGACCCAGAAGCGTCGGCGAAGAACATCCGAGAGTCGTTCGGTCGCATGGCGATGAACGACGAGGAGACGGCGGCGCTCATCGCCGGCGGGCACACGTTCGGGAAAGTCCACGGTGCCGACTCTGGTGACAACCTCGGGCCAGAGCCCGAAGCGGCCCCAATCGAAGAACAGGGCCTCGGGTGGAAGAGCGAGTTCGGCTCCGGCAAAGGCGCCGACACGATTACCAGTGGTATCGAGGGCCCGTGGACGTCCGCACCGATTCAGTGGGACATGGGCTACATCGACAACCTGCTCGACTACGAGTGGGAGCCAGAGAAAGGCCCCGGCGGCGCGTGGCAGTGGACCACGAAGAACGACGAGTTAGACGCCGCTGCACCGGGCGTCGAGGACTCGTCGGAGAAGGAAGACGTGATGATGCTGACGACGGACATCGCGCTCAAGCGGGACCCAGACTACCGCGAGATTATCGAGCGCTTCAACGAGAACCCTCACGAGTTCCAAGAGACCTTCGCGAAGGCGTGGTACAAACTCATCCACCGCGACATGGGCCCACCGTCTCGGTTCCTCGGTCCGGAAGTTCCGGACGAAGAGATGCTGTGGCAGGACCCCATCCCAGACGCTGACTACGACCTCATCGGCGAGGAGGAGATTGCCGACCTCAAAGCAGAGATTCTCGACTCCGAACTCTCCATCTCCCAACTCGTCAAGACTGCGTGGGCGTCGGCGTCGACGTACCGCGACAGCGACAAGCGCGGTGGTGCAAACGGAGGCCGCATCCGCCTCGAACCACAGCGGAACTGGGACGTTAACGAACCGGACCAACTGGAGGCAGTGCTCGGGGTCCTCGAAACTATTCAGGAGGACTTCAACAGTTCCCGGTCCGACGAGACGAGAGTCTCGCTCGCCGACCTCATCGTGCTCGGTGGGTGTGCCGCCGTCGAACAGGCGGCCGCAGATGCCGGGTACGACGTGGAGGTTCCGTTCGAACCTGGCCGCACCGACGCTTCCCAAGAACAGACCGACGTCGAATCCTTCGAGGTGCTCGAACCGAGCGCCGACGGGTTCCGAAACTACGTCGAAGACGGAAACGACCGACCGGCCGAAGAGTCCCTCGTCGACAAGGCGGACCTCCTCGACCTGACGGCACCCGAGATGACGGTACTGGTCGGCGGCATGCGCGCACTGAACGCCAACTACCAGCAGTCTGACCTCGGCGTCTTCACCGACGAACCGGAGACGCTGACCAACGACTTCTTCGCGAACCTGCTCTCTATGGACACGGAGTGGGAACCGTCCTCGGACGCCGAGGGCGTGTTCGAAGGCCGTGACCGAGAGTCGGGCGAACTCAAGTGGAAGGGGACGCGCGTGGACCTCATCTTCGGGTCGCACTCCCGCCTTCGTGCCATTGCGGAAGCCTACGGGTCTAACGATGCTGAAGAGAAGTTCGTTCACGACTTCGTCGATGCGTGGGATAAGGTCATGAGCCTCGACCGCTTCGACCTCGAGTAA
- a CDS encoding pyridoxal phosphate-dependent aminotransferase codes for MPNPSSFSRQIGSDRVEGMRESVIREMTREAHRHDAINLSQGIPDEDETPPSVKEAAKAAIDTSSQYTITWGLPELRETIAERYEEWKGVSYDPETEVTVTTGTSEAVVSSLLALCDPGDGVIYFEPTYESYIPAVQFAGGRPIPLDITDGLEVDPDTLREAAKDASILILNHPHNPTGKVFAPRELELIADVAAAEDLIVVTDEIYEHIVYTDEYRSPVEIDGLAGRTVVCTGMSKTYSVTGWRVGFALAPEPLSAELRKVHDYTSICAPTPFQKAGVEALSLPDDYYENLSASYERRRNTLYDGLRAVGLDPVKPDGAYYMLTRYPGDEDDTAFTLRLIREAGVAAVPGSSFYTEGSADWVRFTFSRNEATIEEALARLDENRFW; via the coding sequence ATGCCAAATCCATCTTCGTTTTCTCGGCAGATTGGGAGCGACCGCGTCGAGGGGATGCGCGAATCGGTCATTCGGGAGATGACACGTGAGGCACACAGACACGACGCCATCAACCTCTCACAGGGGATTCCCGACGAAGACGAGACGCCACCGAGCGTCAAAGAGGCCGCCAAGGCGGCAATCGATACTTCGAGTCAGTACACGATTACGTGGGGGCTTCCGGAACTCCGCGAGACGATTGCAGAACGGTACGAGGAGTGGAAAGGCGTCTCGTACGACCCAGAGACGGAAGTCACGGTCACGACCGGAACGAGCGAAGCAGTCGTCTCCAGTCTCCTCGCACTCTGTGACCCCGGCGACGGCGTCATCTACTTCGAACCGACCTACGAGAGTTACATCCCCGCGGTCCAATTCGCAGGGGGGCGACCGATTCCACTCGACATCACTGACGGCCTCGAAGTCGACCCAGACACGCTCAGAGAGGCCGCCAAAGACGCGTCTATCCTCATCCTCAACCACCCACACAACCCGACGGGGAAGGTCTTCGCCCCTCGTGAACTCGAACTCATCGCCGACGTCGCTGCCGCAGAAGACCTCATCGTCGTCACCGACGAAATCTACGAGCACATCGTCTACACCGACGAGTACCGCAGTCCCGTCGAAATCGACGGCCTCGCCGGACGGACCGTCGTCTGCACGGGCATGTCGAAGACCTACTCTGTGACGGGGTGGCGTGTCGGGTTCGCACTCGCACCCGAACCACTCTCCGCCGAACTCAGAAAGGTCCACGACTACACGAGCATCTGTGCACCGACCCCGTTCCAGAAAGCGGGCGTCGAGGCGCTTTCCCTCCCAGATGATTACTACGAGAACCTCTCTGCGTCGTACGAGCGACGCCGCAACACGCTCTACGACGGGCTCCGAGCGGTCGGTTTAGACCCCGTCAAGCCCGACGGTGCCTACTACATGCTCACCCGGTATCCGGGCGACGAAGACGACACAGCGTTCACACTTCGCCTCATCCGCGAGGCGGGTGTCGCGGCAGTCCCCGGAAGCAGTTTCTACACGGAGGGGTCTGCAGATTGGGTTCGCTTCACCTTCTCTCGCAACGAAGCGACAATCGAAGAAGCGCTCGCTCGCCTCGACGAGAATCGGTTCTGGTAA
- a CDS encoding TrmB family transcriptional regulator, with translation MDRETLSQALEYADLTSYQADAYLTLLEMGVSPAIEVGRESAVPVSQVYDVLRSLESKGYVETIEREKLYVRPCDPEAAMADLETRGELLHDAAEAVRERYRTPERMDARVGVTKRVETAVENAQDLIDDAGTVVEVAGSFEQLQSLSPALREARNRGVVVRASVYIDQGEEPPAEFDPNGLLSELRVCTIPGPFLVVIDRDRTCFAPNTRSDEDYGVLVYDRILPFVFHWYFLTCLWNLYPTVYLDDDEQFTYVTIEEFIRDLLPLWERGFELGITAEGIDLAEGSETTVEGTVADISFHGDERNPSRLALSDLGSHKNLTLGTGDETVVVGGWGAVFEDVEMRTISLESIDIGETPFTH, from the coding sequence ATGGACCGCGAGACGCTTTCGCAGGCACTCGAGTACGCGGACCTCACGTCGTACCAAGCCGACGCCTACCTCACACTCCTTGAGATGGGTGTCTCGCCTGCTATCGAAGTGGGCAGAGAGAGCGCCGTACCCGTCTCGCAAGTGTACGACGTTCTTCGAAGTCTCGAATCGAAGGGGTACGTCGAGACCATCGAACGAGAGAAACTCTACGTTCGACCGTGTGACCCGGAGGCAGCGATGGCCGACCTAGAGACGAGGGGAGAACTCCTCCACGATGCTGCCGAAGCGGTCCGCGAGCGATACCGAACTCCTGAACGGATGGACGCGCGAGTCGGTGTCACCAAGCGTGTCGAGACAGCAGTCGAGAACGCACAGGACCTCATCGACGACGCAGGAACCGTCGTGGAAGTCGCTGGGTCGTTCGAACAACTCCAGTCGCTCTCCCCCGCGCTTCGAGAGGCCCGCAACCGAGGTGTCGTCGTTCGTGCATCCGTCTACATCGACCAGGGTGAAGAACCACCTGCAGAGTTCGACCCGAATGGACTTCTCTCAGAACTTCGTGTGTGTACCATCCCGGGACCGTTTCTCGTCGTCATCGACCGAGACCGGACGTGTTTCGCACCGAACACGCGCTCCGACGAAGACTACGGCGTCCTCGTCTACGACCGTATCCTGCCGTTCGTCTTTCACTGGTACTTCCTCACCTGCCTGTGGAATCTCTACCCGACGGTCTACCTCGACGACGACGAACAGTTCACCTACGTCACCATCGAAGAGTTCATTCGGGATCTCTTACCCCTTTGGGAAAGAGGGTTCGAACTCGGAATTACCGCCGAAGGAATCGACCTCGCAGAAGGAAGTGAGACCACTGTCGAAGGAACCGTCGCCGACATCTCGTTCCACGGTGACGAGCGAAATCCGTCACGATTAGCACTCTCAGACCTGGGGTCGCACAAGAACCTCACACTCGGTACGGGCGATGAGACGGTCGTCGTTGGAGGGTGGGGTGCTGTCTTCGAAGACGTGGAGATGCGGACGATTTCGTTGGAGAGTATCGACATCGGAGAGACACCGTTCACCCACTAG
- a CDS encoding hemolysin family protein, producing MNPTEIGVRLVAGILLILANGFFVAIEFALTRARQFSKGEFIDGNPALERAWEMTNNLEIYLTTCQVGITASSIAVGIVAEPALAALFEPYFASTPLASIGVGALIAFGIINLLHLTHGEQTPTYLGVERSRLVCRYGATPLYWFNWLISPLITFGDWIAKGTLKLFGIEMTGAWLETEEDVLESRAQLRNRLHSLLEEGDLPEERRDEVLNALDVGELSTSEIMVPASEIIALSTTASTGENFERIRKTPHTRFPLVGEELTDFQGVVYAPSIIEHFEELKDGSLSFSEIAAPPTTVAAETNVSDAFDQFQAEDQELALVLQDGEVVGLLTATDALEAVMGELEDPLDQRVSV from the coding sequence ATGAACCCAACAGAGATAGGCGTACGCCTCGTTGCAGGTATCCTACTCATCCTCGCGAACGGGTTTTTCGTCGCCATCGAGTTCGCGTTGACCCGGGCTCGGCAGTTTAGTAAAGGAGAGTTCATCGATGGAAATCCCGCTCTCGAACGAGCGTGGGAGATGACGAACAACCTCGAAATCTATCTCACGACCTGTCAAGTGGGTATTACGGCCTCCAGTATCGCCGTCGGTATCGTGGCCGAACCGGCACTCGCAGCCCTGTTCGAACCCTACTTCGCCAGTACGCCGCTTGCTTCGATCGGCGTGGGCGCTCTCATCGCATTTGGTATCATCAACCTCCTTCACCTCACACACGGTGAACAGACGCCGACCTATCTCGGTGTCGAACGTTCACGACTGGTGTGTCGGTACGGAGCGACACCCCTGTACTGGTTCAACTGGCTGATATCGCCGCTCATCACGTTCGGCGACTGGATCGCAAAAGGGACACTCAAACTGTTCGGAATCGAGATGACCGGGGCGTGGCTCGAAACCGAAGAAGACGTGCTCGAGTCGCGTGCCCAACTTCGAAATCGGCTTCACTCACTGCTCGAAGAAGGGGACCTCCCCGAAGAACGTCGCGACGAAGTGCTCAACGCACTGGACGTCGGGGAACTCTCCACCAGTGAGATCATGGTCCCGGCAAGCGAAATCATCGCACTCTCGACGACAGCCTCCACCGGAGAGAATTTCGAGCGGATTCGAAAGACACCGCATACTCGCTTCCCACTCGTCGGTGAGGAGTTGACCGACTTCCAGGGAGTCGTGTACGCGCCATCGATAATCGAACACTTCGAAGAACTGAAGGATGGTTCCCTCTCGTTCTCCGAGATTGCGGCACCACCGACGACGGTGGCCGCAGAGACGAACGTGAGTGACGCGTTCGACCAGTTCCAAGCAGAAGACCAGGAACTCGCACTGGTCTTACAAGATGGTGAAGTCGTTGGACTGCTCACGGCGACAGACGCTCTCGAAGCAGTGATGGGAGAACTCGAAGACCCACTCGACCAACGAGTGTCAGTTTGA
- a CDS encoding Lrp/AsnC family transcriptional regulator, with translation MTMSGLDDLDREILYMLQGEARHTSSTDIADSLDVSASTVRNRIQRLEGDGVLRGYHADVDYESAGYQLFTLIVCTAPIPEREELAVAAAEVSGVVEVQEVMTGESNVLVRAIGEDGDDLSRIGEELDELGLQVLDEDLIRNTHRTPYAGFEQQ, from the coding sequence ATCACGATGAGTGGACTCGACGATTTGGACCGAGAGATATTGTACATGCTCCAAGGCGAAGCGAGGCATACCTCTTCGACGGATATCGCGGATTCTCTCGACGTGTCAGCGAGTACGGTTCGGAACCGCATCCAACGACTCGAAGGAGACGGCGTTCTCCGGGGATACCACGCCGACGTGGACTACGAGTCGGCGGGATACCAACTGTTCACGCTTATCGTCTGCACGGCGCCAATTCCAGAACGTGAGGAACTAGCCGTTGCCGCCGCGGAAGTATCGGGTGTTGTCGAGGTACAAGAAGTGATGACGGGTGAATCGAACGTGTTGGTTCGTGCTATCGGCGAGGATGGTGACGACCTCAGCAGAATCGGTGAGGAACTGGACGAACTCGGACTTCAGGTACTGGACGAAGATTTGATTCGGAACACTCACCGCACACCATATGCCGGATTCGAGCAACAGTGA
- a CDS encoding DUF7118 family protein: MTETPDEVKELRDAARELDETRTAVEERGESELQTAAEALDNVERILDQYESRATDRDDLKGYVQFREALSDTLDEIPPDVSHSESFIDANDILTTGITSTLSTSDFGRAREALEPVRKDAQLLQSWKTAREEYKTARYAVEQRHREVGERIDELEELLALGEADLDRSTDELSEPIEAYNEAVTMAFDQFVGETPAREVLDLLATAESYPLVELPTPPQRLRTYLDTADIGSEPVSRLTELAKFSRSKLDHYVADPETFSAAVGTTQTFLSQLSDAADSLTISWPPAPAQELRWRTRELVAVVGRFADEATVARARSVYRLASNSEGEFARLRATAVAREQLTDEQRAKLERGAVEAELETLRAESRQLEACLEQHGPRRV, translated from the coding sequence ATGACTGAGACGCCCGACGAGGTGAAGGAGTTGCGAGATGCGGCACGAGAGCTCGATGAAACACGCACTGCGGTGGAAGAACGTGGCGAATCTGAACTCCAAACCGCCGCCGAAGCGCTCGACAACGTCGAGCGGATTCTCGACCAGTACGAGTCTCGTGCGACGGACCGAGATGACCTCAAAGGGTACGTCCAATTCAGGGAGGCACTCTCTGATACGCTCGACGAAATTCCTCCCGACGTCTCCCACAGCGAATCGTTCATCGATGCCAACGATATCCTCACTACCGGCATCACGTCCACACTGTCGACGAGTGATTTCGGACGGGCTCGCGAGGCACTCGAACCGGTACGCAAAGATGCCCAACTCCTCCAGTCTTGGAAGACTGCACGTGAGGAGTACAAAACGGCACGCTACGCTGTCGAGCAGCGACACCGCGAAGTCGGCGAACGAATCGACGAACTCGAAGAACTACTCGCACTTGGCGAGGCAGACCTGGACCGCTCGACCGATGAGCTCTCAGAACCTATCGAGGCCTACAACGAGGCTGTAACGATGGCGTTCGACCAGTTCGTGGGTGAGACGCCTGCTCGTGAGGTGTTGGACCTGTTAGCAACCGCAGAGTCCTACCCGCTCGTCGAGTTGCCAACACCGCCTCAACGATTACGGACCTACCTCGATACAGCGGATATCGGGTCTGAACCGGTCTCCAGACTCACCGAGTTGGCGAAATTCTCACGGTCGAAACTCGACCACTACGTCGCCGACCCCGAGACGTTTTCGGCGGCGGTAGGGACGACCCAGACGTTTCTCTCGCAGCTATCAGATGCGGCAGATTCGCTCACCATTTCGTGGCCGCCCGCGCCAGCCCAGGAACTCAGGTGGCGAACGAGAGAACTAGTTGCAGTCGTCGGTCGCTTCGCAGACGAAGCGACGGTGGCACGTGCCCGTTCTGTGTACAGGCTCGCTTCGAATAGCGAGGGGGAGTTCGCTCGCCTCAGAGCGACTGCCGTCGCTCGTGAACAACTCACTGACGAGCAACGAGCGAAACTCGAACGGGGTGCAGTCGAAGCCGAGCTCGAAACGTTGCGAGCAGAGTCTCGACAACTCGAAGCCTGTCTGGAGCAGCACGGCCCACGTAGAGTATAG
- a CDS encoding glycoside hydrolase family 3 N-terminal domain-containing protein yields the protein MQSESNQPPYRDETLPTEKRVEDLVDRMTVEEKVGQLVGTWAGQLSEYKSVEDVEDEVVEYGVGAVASFGWAGAVDSRIDDVVETVNRLQEVALSKTRLGIPLLFNVDAVHGHAYVAEGTAFPNGLGMAATWDEDGIEKAAAVTATEVRKSGAQQNYSPTCDVAREPRWGRTFETFGESPFLCGRLAGAMVRGYQGDGLDDPTSVAATAKHFPAYGEPARGEDTAPVEVSSYLLRNIFLPSFLDAIDEGVASVMPCYNAIDGRPAHGSREYLTDLLRGKLGFDGTVVSDWNGVRMLHEDHLVASDHRDSVRMTRDAGLDVASVDAIAHADHLVSLVEAGEIAEDVLDESVSRVLDLKFRLGLFEDAFVDANEARDVVGADAHRDEALETARKSMTLLQNDDTLPLDPEADILVAGPNADNPIHQLGGWSVPDEAGTDIISIKDGIESVCDGTVTYEQGTMINDPVDIDAAVEAAKDADVAVVAVGENWYIHEFGPTELSGTAPDEFPNRTTLELPDAQRDLVKALHETETPVVGVLVTGRPLAVEWMAENLPSLLLAYYPGTMGGQAVAETLFGACDPGGRLPISFPLSAGHLPTRFNHFPHPTPIGPDEHLPSYDPLFEFGHGLSYTDFEFGSMTVTDERISPHGTTTVEVPVENVGDRHGSTVVQVYVTDQAGTRITPVRELCGFERVSLDPGDTETVSVPIDAASIGRLDETGRVLAIPGEYTLRVGDQSVTVTVEPESN from the coding sequence ATGCAGTCAGAAAGCAATCAGCCCCCCTACAGAGACGAGACGCTCCCGACGGAGAAGCGCGTCGAGGACCTCGTCGACCGAATGACGGTCGAAGAGAAAGTCGGGCAACTCGTCGGCACGTGGGCGGGACAGCTTAGTGAGTACAAATCGGTCGAAGACGTCGAAGACGAAGTCGTGGAATATGGGGTCGGTGCTGTTGCGTCGTTCGGGTGGGCCGGAGCGGTCGACTCTCGGATAGACGACGTGGTCGAGACGGTCAATCGCCTTCAAGAAGTCGCGTTGTCGAAGACGCGACTCGGAATTCCGCTGTTGTTCAACGTGGATGCAGTCCACGGGCATGCATACGTCGCCGAAGGGACGGCATTCCCGAACGGACTCGGGATGGCAGCGACGTGGGACGAAGACGGCATCGAAAAAGCAGCAGCGGTTACTGCAACCGAAGTCAGAAAGTCGGGGGCACAGCAGAACTATTCACCCACCTGTGACGTTGCCCGAGAGCCACGATGGGGTCGCACGTTCGAGACGTTCGGCGAGAGCCCATTTTTGTGCGGACGGCTGGCAGGTGCGATGGTACGCGGATACCAAGGCGACGGCCTCGACGACCCTACCTCCGTGGCGGCAACGGCGAAGCACTTCCCGGCCTATGGTGAACCCGCGCGCGGAGAAGACACCGCCCCTGTCGAAGTCTCCTCGTACCTCCTTCGAAACATCTTCTTACCATCGTTCCTCGACGCTATCGACGAAGGTGTCGCGTCTGTCATGCCCTGCTACAACGCAATCGACGGGCGACCCGCACACGGGTCGCGCGAATACCTCACAGACCTTCTCCGAGGGAAACTCGGATTCGATGGAACCGTCGTCTCCGATTGGAACGGGGTTCGGATGCTTCACGAGGACCACTTAGTCGCGAGCGACCACCGTGACTCAGTTCGAATGACACGTGACGCAGGACTCGACGTCGCATCGGTCGACGCTATCGCTCACGCGGACCACCTCGTGTCGCTCGTCGAAGCGGGTGAGATTGCAGAAGACGTTCTCGACGAGAGTGTCAGTCGCGTGCTCGACCTCAAATTCCGACTCGGACTCTTCGAAGATGCGTTCGTCGATGCGAACGAAGCGCGAGACGTTGTCGGTGCCGATGCTCATCGTGACGAGGCGTTAGAGACAGCACGGAAGTCGATGACACTCCTTCAGAACGACGACACGCTCCCACTGGACCCGGAGGCCGACATCCTCGTCGCAGGGCCGAACGCAGACAACCCCATTCACCAACTCGGTGGGTGGAGTGTCCCCGACGAAGCGGGTACCGACATCATCTCAATCAAAGATGGAATCGAATCCGTGTGTGACGGGACAGTAACCTACGAACAGGGAACGATGATAAACGACCCAGTCGACATCGACGCCGCAGTAGAGGCAGCGAAAGATGCGGACGTCGCGGTGGTCGCAGTCGGAGAAAACTGGTACATCCACGAATTCGGGCCGACGGAACTGAGCGGCACCGCCCCCGACGAGTTCCCGAACCGAACCACGCTCGAACTCCCCGATGCACAGCGTGACCTCGTGAAAGCGTTGCACGAGACGGAGACTCCTGTCGTTGGTGTCCTCGTCACTGGCCGACCCCTGGCCGTGGAGTGGATGGCAGAGAATCTCCCGTCGCTGTTACTTGCGTACTACCCAGGGACGATGGGTGGTCAGGCCGTCGCGGAGACACTCTTCGGCGCGTGCGACCCCGGCGGACGATTACCGATTTCGTTCCCTCTCTCCGCGGGTCACCTTCCAACCCGGTTCAACCACTTCCCTCACCCGACACCAATCGGTCCGGACGAACACCTCCCTTCGTACGACCCACTCTTCGAATTTGGTCACGGGCTGAGTTACACTGATTTCGAGTTCGGTTCGATGACCGTGACGGACGAGCGGATTTCACCCCACGGCACCACGACAGTCGAAGTTCCTGTGGAGAACGTCGGAGACCGACACGGGTCGACCGTCGTACAGGTGTACGTCACCGACCAGGCTGGAACGCGCATAACACCGGTCCGGGAACTCTGCGGATTCGAGCGTGTCTCACTCGACCCTGGCGACACAGAGACGGTGTCGGTCCCCATCGATGCGGCATCGATTGGGCGTCTCGACGAAACTGGGAGGGTGCTGGCTATCCCGGGTGAATACACCCTCCGTGTCGGTGACCAAAGCGTCACGGTTACCGTCGAACCGGAATCCAACTGA